Proteins from a genomic interval of Pseudomonas sp. RC10:
- the dsbC gene encoding bifunctional protein-disulfide isomerase/oxidoreductase DsbC: MRVTRFIGAAAVALASTFSLFAHADDASDKAIRKTLESLNLEIPVESISSSPLNGLYEVNLKGGRVLYASADGQFVMQGNLYQIQGGKPVNLTEKVERLAISKTINDIPTGEMVVYPAIGETKSHITVFTDTTCPYCHKLHGEVPELNKRGIEVRYVAFPRQGLGSPGDEQLQAVWCSKDRRDAMDRMVDGKNIKAPKCDNPVTRQFEIGQAIGVNGTPAIVLADGQVIPGYQPAPQVAKLALSAVK; encoded by the coding sequence ATGCGCGTGACTCGTTTTATCGGTGCAGCCGCCGTAGCGCTCGCCAGTACGTTCAGCCTGTTCGCCCACGCCGATGACGCGTCCGACAAGGCCATCCGCAAGACTCTGGAATCGCTGAACCTGGAAATCCCGGTTGAGAGCATCTCCAGCAGCCCGCTCAACGGTCTGTACGAGGTCAACCTCAAAGGCGGTCGTGTACTCTACGCCAGCGCTGACGGTCAGTTTGTGATGCAGGGCAACCTCTACCAGATTCAGGGCGGCAAGCCGGTCAACCTGACCGAGAAGGTCGAGCGCCTGGCGATTTCCAAGACCATCAATGACATCCCGACCGGTGAGATGGTGGTTTACCCGGCCATTGGCGAGACCAAATCGCACATCACCGTGTTCACCGACACCACCTGCCCGTACTGCCACAAACTGCACGGCGAAGTGCCTGAGCTGAACAAGCGCGGCATCGAAGTGCGTTACGTGGCGTTCCCGCGTCAGGGCCTGGGCTCTCCAGGTGACGAACAACTGCAAGCCGTCTGGTGCTCCAAGGATCGCCGCGACGCCATGGACCGTATGGTCGATGGCAAAAACATCAAGGCGCCGAAATGCGATAACCCTGTGACTCGCCAATTCGAGATAGGTCAGGCGATCGGTGTGAACGGCACGCCGGCCATCGTGCTGGCCGACGGTCAGGTGATTCCGGGTTATCAGCCTGCGCCACAAGTGGCGAAACTGGCGCTGAGCGCCGTCAAGTAG
- a CDS encoding homoserine dehydrogenase, whose translation MKPVKVGICGLGTVGGGTFNVLKRNAEEIARRAGRGIEVAQIAVRTPNPNCQITGTPTTTDVFDVASNPEIDIVIELIGGYTVARELVLKAIENGKHVVTANKALIAVHGNEIFAKAREKGVIVAFEAAVAGGIPVIKAIREGLAANRINWVAGIINGTGNFILTEMREKGRTFPDVLAEAQALGYAEADPTFDVEGIDAAHKLTILASIAFGIPLQFDKAYTEGITKLTTADVNYAEALGYRIKHLGVARSTPAGIELRVHPTLIPADRLIANVNGVMNAVMVNGDAAGSTLFYGAGAGMEPTASSVVADLVDVVRALTTDPENRVPHLAFQPDSLSAHPILPIEKCESAYYLRIQAKDHPGVLAQVASILSERGINIESIMQKEAEEQDGLVPMILLTHRVVEQRINDAIQALEALEGVAGPVVRIRVEHLN comes from the coding sequence GTGAAACCGGTCAAAGTAGGCATCTGTGGGCTGGGTACTGTCGGTGGCGGTACCTTCAATGTGCTAAAGCGTAACGCCGAGGAGATTGCCCGCCGTGCCGGGCGTGGAATCGAAGTCGCGCAAATTGCCGTGCGTACGCCAAACCCCAATTGCCAGATTACCGGTACCCCGACCACGACCGACGTGTTCGACGTGGCCAGCAACCCTGAAATCGACATCGTCATCGAGTTGATTGGCGGCTACACCGTGGCCCGCGAGCTGGTGCTCAAGGCCATCGAGAACGGCAAGCACGTGGTCACTGCCAACAAGGCGCTGATTGCTGTTCACGGTAACGAAATCTTCGCCAAGGCTCGCGAAAAGGGCGTCATCGTGGCCTTCGAAGCCGCAGTCGCTGGCGGCATTCCGGTGATCAAGGCCATTCGTGAAGGCCTGGCCGCCAACCGCATCAACTGGGTCGCGGGCATCATCAATGGCACCGGCAACTTCATCCTGACCGAGATGCGTGAGAAGGGCCGTACCTTCCCGGACGTGCTGGCCGAAGCCCAAGCGCTGGGTTATGCCGAAGCCGACCCGACGTTCGACGTCGAAGGCATCGACGCCGCGCACAAGCTGACCATCCTGGCGTCTATCGCATTCGGTATCCCGCTGCAATTCGACAAGGCTTATACCGAAGGCATCACCAAGCTGACCACCGCTGACGTGAACTACGCCGAAGCCTTGGGCTACCGCATCAAGCACTTGGGCGTGGCTCGTAGCACCCCGGCCGGTATCGAACTGCGCGTACACCCGACCCTGATCCCGGCCGACCGCCTGATCGCCAACGTCAACGGCGTGATGAACGCGGTGATGGTCAACGGCGACGCAGCCGGTTCGACCCTGTTCTACGGCGCAGGCGCGGGCATGGAACCGACCGCTTCGTCCGTCGTTGCTGACTTGGTGGATGTGGTGCGTGCCCTGACCACCGACCCTGAAAACCGCGTGCCGCACTTGGCCTTCCAGCCAGATTCGTTGTCGGCTCACCCGATCCTGCCGATCGAGAAGTGTGAGAGCGCCTACTACCTGCGCATTCAGGCGAAGGACCATCCGGGTGTTCTGGCTCAGGTTGCCAGCATCCTGTCCGAGCGCGGCATCAACATCGAATCGATCATGCAGAAAGAAGCCGAAGAGCAAGATGGTCTGGTGCCGATGATTCTGCTGACCCATCGCGTGGTCGAGCAGCGCATCAACGATGCCATTCAGGCACTGGAAGCGCTGGAAGGCGTGGCGGGCCCGGTGGTTCGTATTCGCGTCGAACATCTCAACTGA